From Spirosoma aerolatum, one genomic window encodes:
- a CDS encoding lytic transglycosylase domain-containing protein, which yields MNLLASFSLATGLVVACVSVSNELLPLSANRPLTLQNRIYSPLDPGLTRLLPSVYFCGESVPLHEESVARRLVSALAHNTAQNQALYRMRQRAAVFFPIIEPILLKHNIPLDFKYLPLVESALTGMAVSPKGAVGYWQFMPATARELGLIIEPGYDERRNLVKSTNAACRYLRYLYNRLGSWTLAAAAYNNGIGALLGNIRRQQQRDYYYLRLNAETGKYLYRILAFKELFSNYRSYRQLIPEQMMAYLSEPLTPTDEPDPDEPILSESLVNTVTENAVEAPDEEVAQPATGKPKDIPLPNAADVFREGIRAKLIESSGARRGATWVFHLTRNGMADGKPVEEGDVLYAVVEDVDPKTDKLYLRADKLYSATEKHTYNLALTAIDASTGRTGIKLSEVDQVKAGWILTWKAL from the coding sequence ATGAACTTGTTAGCCTCTTTTTCATTGGCAACGGGTCTGGTTGTGGCGTGTGTTTCAGTCTCCAATGAGTTGCTTCCACTATCAGCAAACAGGCCACTAACCCTTCAAAATAGGATTTACTCGCCCCTTGATCCGGGGTTGACCCGGCTTCTGCCTTCCGTTTATTTCTGCGGAGAATCGGTGCCGTTACATGAAGAATCGGTCGCCCGTCGATTGGTATCCGCCCTAGCGCACAATACGGCTCAAAATCAGGCTCTTTACCGCATGAGGCAACGCGCAGCCGTCTTTTTTCCGATTATCGAACCCATTCTGCTCAAGCACAATATTCCACTGGATTTCAAATACTTACCATTGGTTGAAAGTGCGCTGACGGGCATGGCGGTGTCGCCCAAAGGCGCAGTTGGGTATTGGCAGTTTATGCCCGCAACAGCACGCGAGCTGGGGCTTATTATTGAGCCAGGCTATGACGAACGCCGGAATCTGGTCAAATCGACAAATGCCGCCTGCCGGTATCTACGGTATTTGTATAATCGTTTAGGTTCCTGGACCTTAGCGGCAGCCGCCTATAATAATGGAATTGGAGCCTTATTAGGAAATATCCGTCGCCAGCAACAGCGTGATTACTATTACCTGCGCCTTAATGCCGAAACGGGCAAATACTTATACCGGATTCTGGCGTTTAAAGAGTTGTTTTCCAACTATCGATCTTACCGGCAACTCATTCCCGAACAAATGATGGCGTATCTGAGTGAGCCACTGACTCCTACTGATGAACCAGACCCAGACGAACCCATCTTATCGGAGTCGCTCGTCAATACTGTAACAGAGAACGCCGTTGAGGCCCCTGATGAAGAGGTAGCGCAACCCGCTACAGGAAAGCCCAAAGATATACCTCTGCCGAACGCAGCCGATGTATTCCGGGAGGGCATCAGGGCTAAACTGATCGAATCGTCGGGAGCACGACGAGGAGCCACCTGGGTATTCCACCTGACTCGCAACGGAATGGCCGATGGCAAACCCGTTGAAGAAGGGGATGTTCTGTACGCCGTCGTTGAAGATGTGGACCCCAAAACTGATAAACTTTATTTACGCGCCGACAAACTTTATTCAGCCACCGAAAAGCATACGTACAATCTGGCGCTGACTGCTATAGATGCCTCAACTGGCCGTACGGGTATCAAACTTTCGGAAGTCGATCAGGTAAAAGCGGGCTGGATACTAACCTGGAAAGCCCTGTAA
- a CDS encoding penicillin acylase family protein — MPQRFVLLLLILFVGCVRQSEKSVQMAGLQESVEIVRDKWGVNHIYAKNEHDLFFAQGYSAAQDRLFQLEMWRRQATGTTAELLGPQELKRDIGARLFRFRGNLDNELRQYHPHGPQIVQAFVDGINAYINTILKTPEQLPFEFRVLHTKPGLWTPDVVISRHQGIMANVRDELNYGRLVHLLGPDKVRSLQWFHPVSKTNEPDLTLRVNGDELFQPILELYEAFRLPLKYKGVLSKADEDEALQFDSDRWFDTEKQYTGSNNWVISGAKSASGFPMLANDPHRSQATPSLRYWVHLDAPGWHVVGAGEPTLPGISIGHNEDGAWGLTIFETDNEDLYVYEANPVNPNQYRYKGAWVDMRTLTETIPVKGGKPVNAILKYTQHGPVVFDDTVHHKVYAVRAGWLEPGCAPYLASLRMNQARNWAEFRQACLQSRVPGENMIWAERPADGKAGNIGWQVVALSPVRPNYTGLVPVPGDGRFEWNGYLPIQQLPNALNPPEGSIVTANNNLLPPDYPYRNAVGWTWASPSRADRIKEVLNDGKPKSLTDFKALQADYLSIPARTIVPLLQQLTSASSQTQRALTYLRRWDYRLDPNSIAAAIFIAWDDELKAAVYDEKVPAKARPYLKALPTRRVTEALLQTGSHRDSLLIRCLDKAVTDLTEQLGPNMANWRYGQPNFKHITIKHPLSGLVDETMHKRINLGPVARGGYGETVNATSFDLNQTHGASFRMLVDTQDWDKTLGINTPGQSGNPDSPHYSDLFPIWAKNDYFPVYFSRDKVNSVSEAKVVLKP; from the coding sequence ATGCCGCAACGGTTTGTCCTGCTCCTTCTGATTTTGTTCGTCGGCTGTGTTCGTCAGTCTGAGAAAAGCGTACAAATGGCTGGTTTACAAGAGTCGGTTGAGATTGTTCGGGACAAGTGGGGCGTCAATCACATCTACGCCAAAAATGAGCATGATTTATTCTTTGCACAAGGCTACTCGGCTGCTCAGGATCGGCTGTTTCAACTAGAAATGTGGCGTCGGCAGGCTACCGGAACCACCGCTGAGCTATTGGGGCCGCAGGAGCTTAAACGGGATATAGGCGCCCGCTTATTTCGGTTTCGGGGGAATCTGGATAATGAACTTAGGCAGTACCACCCACATGGGCCTCAAATTGTTCAGGCGTTTGTCGATGGAATCAATGCCTATATCAACACCATCCTCAAAACGCCGGAACAGCTACCATTTGAGTTTCGGGTGCTCCATACAAAGCCTGGGCTTTGGACGCCTGACGTGGTAATTAGCCGACATCAGGGCATTATGGCCAACGTGCGGGATGAGTTGAATTACGGCCGTCTGGTGCATTTGCTCGGTCCCGATAAAGTTCGGTCCTTGCAGTGGTTTCATCCGGTCTCAAAAACCAATGAGCCTGATTTGACCCTGCGGGTCAATGGTGATGAATTGTTTCAGCCTATTCTGGAACTGTATGAGGCCTTTCGACTGCCCCTGAAATATAAAGGCGTACTCAGTAAAGCCGATGAAGATGAAGCACTACAGTTCGATAGCGACCGTTGGTTCGACACTGAAAAGCAATACACAGGTTCGAATAACTGGGTTATCTCCGGGGCTAAGTCGGCCAGTGGCTTTCCGATGCTGGCCAACGATCCGCATCGGTCGCAGGCCACGCCTTCACTACGCTATTGGGTGCATCTGGATGCGCCGGGCTGGCATGTGGTAGGCGCAGGTGAGCCAACATTGCCTGGCATTTCTATTGGCCATAATGAGGATGGAGCCTGGGGGTTAACCATTTTCGAAACGGATAATGAAGATTTGTACGTTTATGAAGCCAACCCGGTCAATCCAAATCAGTACCGCTACAAGGGGGCCTGGGTGGACATGAGAACGCTGACCGAAACGATTCCCGTAAAAGGGGGCAAGCCGGTCAATGCAATCCTGAAATATACCCAACACGGGCCCGTCGTTTTCGACGATACGGTACATCATAAAGTCTATGCCGTTCGGGCGGGCTGGCTTGAACCAGGTTGTGCACCGTATCTGGCCAGTTTACGAATGAATCAGGCGCGTAACTGGGCCGAATTTCGGCAGGCGTGTCTGCAAAGTCGGGTGCCGGGCGAAAACATGATTTGGGCCGAGCGCCCTGCCGACGGGAAGGCTGGAAACATTGGCTGGCAGGTAGTGGCTTTATCGCCTGTGCGGCCGAACTATACCGGACTGGTGCCTGTGCCAGGCGACGGGCGCTTTGAGTGGAATGGTTATCTGCCTATTCAGCAGTTACCCAACGCGCTTAATCCACCCGAAGGTTCTATCGTAACGGCCAATAATAACCTATTGCCACCTGATTACCCGTACCGAAATGCGGTTGGCTGGACCTGGGCGTCACCGAGTCGGGCCGATCGGATTAAAGAGGTATTGAATGATGGTAAGCCAAAAAGCCTGACGGATTTTAAAGCGTTACAAGCGGATTACCTATCTATACCGGCCCGAACGATTGTGCCTTTACTTCAACAATTGACCTCTGCCAGTTCGCAAACGCAACGGGCGTTGACCTATTTGCGTCGGTGGGATTATCGGCTCGATCCGAATTCAATAGCGGCTGCCATTTTTATCGCCTGGGATGATGAATTGAAAGCGGCTGTCTATGACGAGAAAGTCCCTGCAAAAGCACGACCATATCTGAAAGCGTTACCTACTCGACGGGTGACGGAAGCCCTGTTGCAAACCGGCTCACACCGCGATAGTCTCCTGATTCGTTGCCTCGATAAAGCCGTGACTGACTTAACTGAACAGCTCGGCCCTAATATGGCGAACTGGCGGTATGGACAGCCCAACTTTAAGCACATTACGATCAAGCATCCACTGAGTGGCCTCGTCGATGAAACCATGCACAAGCGAATCAATTTGGGGCCTGTGGCGCGGGGTGGCTATGGCGAAACTGTCAACGCTACCTCGTTTGATCTGAACCAAACGCACGGAGCTTCGTTCCGAATGTTGGTCGATACACAGGATTGGGATAAAACCTTAGGCATCAATACCCCTGGCCAGTCGGGTAATCCCGATAGTCCACACTATAGCGACCTCTTCCCGATCTGGGCGAAGAACGACTATTTTCCGGTGTATTTCTCCCGAGACAAAGTGAATTCGGTGTCAGAAGCGAAGGTCGTGCTGAAGCCGTAG
- the recQ gene encoding DNA helicase RecQ — MISTPPLQTQNPADYLKRYYGYDRFRPMQEAIIQSILSGRDTVVLMPTGGGKSVCFQIPALMLPGVTIVVSPLIALMKDQVGALHMNGIQAAYYNSTQTSREQRDIEADCHKGKLKLLYVSPEKLLTESFFHFLKQINVSLFAIDEAHCISSWGHDFRPEYTQLQVLKEQFPQVPTIALTATADKLTRQDIATGLGMVDPAVFVASFNRTNLSLQVLPGQNRLQQIIRLLQQKPNTSGIIYCLSRKSTESLAAKLQEKGFSAAFYHAKMDPDDRNKTQEAFLRDDVRIICATIAFGMGIDKSNVRWVIHYNMPKNIESFYQEIGRAGRDGAAAQTVLFYSFADVATYKEMLAENNPANLGLQLAKLERMQQYADAHTCRRQILLSYFSEELPEPCGNCDVCRDPCVTFDGTILAQKALSAMVRTGERVPMNLLIDILRGSRSQQVLQGGYDQIKTYGAGRDLRFEDWRNYLHQLINIGVIEIAYDQHYALRRGILADQVLYGGRKIDLVRPDDAPKPVVEKPRTKTESQRDELFERLRVLRKQIADEQNVPAYVIFTDTTLEDMARQKPTTPDALRNVSGVGERKLQLFGKQFLDEIVGYVRGRVQAGEKPKGSTQLLTLDLYNRGLSIEEIAVERQLTSGSVASHLVQLSKSGYDIDLASLIDPFEQREIEKAIGIVGIEEGRLKAVYEYLGGKYDYGKLTLVAGLL, encoded by the coding sequence ATGATTAGCACACCTCCGCTCCAGACGCAAAATCCGGCCGATTACCTGAAACGTTACTATGGATACGACCGCTTCCGGCCGATGCAGGAAGCTATCATCCAGTCGATTTTAAGCGGACGCGATACAGTTGTACTAATGCCTACGGGTGGGGGCAAATCCGTCTGTTTTCAGATTCCGGCCCTGATGCTGCCGGGTGTTACCATCGTGGTTTCTCCGCTTATAGCTCTCATGAAAGACCAGGTGGGAGCCCTGCATATGAACGGGATTCAGGCAGCTTATTATAACAGCACGCAAACATCCCGCGAACAGCGCGATATTGAAGCCGATTGCCACAAGGGGAAACTCAAGCTGCTCTACGTTTCGCCCGAAAAACTGCTTACCGAATCGTTTTTTCATTTTCTGAAGCAGATCAACGTTTCGCTGTTCGCCATCGACGAAGCACACTGTATTTCGTCGTGGGGGCACGACTTTCGGCCTGAATATACCCAGTTGCAGGTTCTGAAAGAGCAGTTTCCGCAGGTGCCGACCATCGCCCTTACCGCAACGGCCGATAAACTAACCCGTCAGGATATTGCCACCGGCCTCGGTATGGTCGATCCGGCGGTGTTTGTCGCTTCGTTCAATCGAACGAACCTGAGTTTACAAGTATTGCCAGGCCAAAACCGCCTTCAGCAAATCATTCGGCTCCTCCAGCAAAAACCGAATACATCGGGCATCATCTACTGCCTCAGCCGGAAATCGACCGAATCGCTGGCAGCCAAATTGCAGGAAAAAGGATTCAGTGCGGCCTTTTACCACGCCAAAATGGACCCCGACGACCGGAATAAAACCCAGGAAGCCTTTCTGCGCGACGATGTTCGAATTATATGTGCGACCATCGCTTTTGGTATGGGCATCGACAAATCGAACGTGCGTTGGGTAATTCATTACAATATGCCCAAAAACATTGAGAGCTTCTATCAGGAAATCGGCCGGGCGGGGCGCGACGGGGCTGCGGCTCAAACGGTACTCTTCTACAGCTTCGCCGATGTAGCTACTTATAAAGAGATGCTGGCAGAAAACAATCCGGCGAACCTGGGTCTTCAGTTGGCTAAACTGGAGCGGATGCAGCAATATGCCGATGCCCATACCTGCCGCCGTCAGATTCTGCTCTCTTATTTCTCGGAAGAACTACCCGAGCCTTGTGGCAACTGTGACGTTTGTCGTGACCCATGCGTTACCTTCGACGGCACGATTCTGGCCCAGAAAGCCCTCTCGGCGATGGTACGTACCGGAGAACGCGTACCGATGAATCTGCTGATCGATATTCTTCGGGGTTCGCGCAGCCAGCAAGTATTGCAGGGAGGATACGACCAGATAAAAACCTACGGAGCCGGACGCGACCTTCGGTTTGAAGACTGGCGAAATTACCTGCATCAGCTCATCAACATTGGAGTTATTGAAATCGCTTACGACCAGCATTACGCGTTGCGACGGGGTATCCTGGCCGACCAGGTTCTCTATGGTGGTCGAAAAATAGATCTGGTTCGTCCCGACGATGCGCCTAAACCAGTGGTCGAAAAGCCCAGAACCAAAACCGAGTCGCAACGAGACGAACTTTTCGAACGACTCCGGGTCCTGCGCAAGCAAATTGCCGACGAGCAGAATGTGCCAGCCTACGTTATCTTCACCGACACGACCCTCGAAGATATGGCCCGCCAGAAGCCGACGACTCCCGATGCCTTACGGAATGTCAGTGGGGTGGGCGAACGCAAGCTTCAGTTGTTTGGGAAACAGTTTCTGGATGAGATTGTGGGGTATGTGCGGGGACGTGTACAAGCCGGAGAAAAACCGAAAGGATCGACACAATTACTCACGCTTGACCTCTATAACAGGGGGCTGTCTATTGAAGAAATTGCGGTCGAGCGCCAGCTAACCAGTGGCTCTGTAGCCAGCCATCTGGTCCAACTTTCGAAGTCGGGCTATGACATTGATTTGGCCTCGTTAATTGACCCTTTTGAGCAACGGGAAATTGAAAAAGCTATCGGTATAGTTGGTATCGAAGAAGGGCGTTTAAAAGCTGTCTACGAGTATTTAGGCGGTAAATACGACTATGGTAAACTGACCCTTGTTGCGGGCCTTTTATAA
- a CDS encoding lytic transglycosylase domain-containing protein translates to MATMKPGIGVTTLPSWSPLFGADTSRVLPLSSGLNNPQLLVVDSTKRLFPIYFCGEEVPVNEPRVSRRWAQTLRNYGAQEEFLMDLRTKASEFFPIIDPILRKYKIPRDFRFMPLAESALNNRSVSYKGAAGYWQIMPGTARELGLKVNGSVDERRDLQKSTVAVCRHLHQLYKVLGSWTLVAAAYNGGITHVMNKMEQQGHSNYYRLRLHRETSSYLFQILAFKELLTNPRQYALLLSGSTIAELTKPLPSWHKPLAVPRKIKDAPTIELIDEEFTSPIWGPRPNNALTKAPSDTDQLIARAALVKHTPNAPDAALEKQGAHLPIKKLMMGLMVLRFRRPRILQLKQGEGEGIRPLHFWDWL, encoded by the coding sequence ATGGCCACCATGAAGCCGGGGATTGGTGTCACTACACTACCAAGTTGGTCCCCACTTTTCGGAGCCGATACGAGTCGGGTACTTCCGTTATCAAGCGGCCTGAACAACCCCCAATTATTAGTCGTTGATTCGACCAAACGCCTGTTTCCAATTTATTTTTGTGGCGAAGAAGTACCCGTCAATGAACCCCGCGTATCGCGTAGATGGGCACAAACCCTACGCAATTATGGTGCTCAGGAAGAGTTTCTGATGGACCTTCGTACCAAAGCGTCTGAATTCTTCCCCATTATTGACCCCATCTTACGGAAGTACAAGATCCCCCGCGATTTTCGGTTTATGCCGCTGGCCGAAAGTGCACTCAACAACCGCAGCGTATCGTATAAGGGAGCCGCTGGGTATTGGCAGATTATGCCGGGAACAGCCCGTGAGCTGGGCTTGAAAGTAAACGGCAGTGTCGATGAACGTCGTGATCTACAAAAGTCGACGGTAGCTGTCTGTCGGCATTTGCACCAGTTATACAAAGTACTAGGCTCCTGGACTCTTGTAGCCGCAGCCTACAACGGTGGTATCACGCACGTCATGAACAAGATGGAGCAGCAAGGCCATTCGAATTATTACCGGCTTCGGCTTCACCGCGAAACCAGTTCTTACCTGTTCCAGATTCTGGCGTTTAAAGAATTACTGACCAACCCCCGTCAGTATGCGTTGCTGCTCAGCGGATCAACGATTGCTGAGTTAACCAAGCCCCTACCGAGCTGGCATAAGCCGTTGGCTGTTCCCAGAAAGATCAAAGATGCTCCGACTATCGAACTGATTGATGAGGAGTTTACGTCGCCAATCTGGGGGCCTCGGCCAAACAATGCGCTGACTAAAGCGCCATCAGACACCGATCAGTTGATTGCCCGCGCTGCGCTGGTAAAGCACACGCCCAATGCACCAGATGCTGCTCTGGAAAAACAGGGCGCTCATTTGCCTATCAAAAAACTCATGATGGGCTTGATGGTACTCCGGTTTCGTCGCCCTCGTATTCTTCAATTGAAACAAGGTGAAGGCGAAGGTATCCGGCCATTACATTTCTGGGATTGGTTATAA